A part of Rhodamnia argentea isolate NSW1041297 chromosome 8, ASM2092103v1, whole genome shotgun sequence genomic DNA contains:
- the LOC115748120 gene encoding uncharacterized protein LOC115748120 isoform X5, whose product MNNRSRSHAIVSNFVSVHPHETSPLLHSSSCFFFILSAYFMVLPLRDDGAISLGLSNLPGLFAGSLALTLVAAPVSTLIFSLPNLSKGKALVLIHRFFSISLVIFFTLWLFSSPGFSLSIWKGSVALSSTTDEQAGVDINHASPSSPAGGKEYGWFYVSVRVGLFLWVALLNLITISSTWARVIDVMDSESGSRLFGFIGAGATLGQLFGSLFATLMARLGPLLLLFASVFLELAAQSAKGIDQELPHCPEELSPIRKIDPDQQKDSNGKTEPAVSSPTSATTAVKPQLWAILDGFWLILSSTYLLYVSLFLWLSAVVSSFFYFQKVTVIAMAVSSSTDRRKLFAQINSFIAIFILAGQLTLTGRILAVAGVTVAICSAPIVALSNLVVVAVWPTWVAIAISETLRKVVSYVVTRPGRELLFTVVSQDEKYKAKVCIDVIVQRLGDATAAGMFKLLFGSLNGKISTVSLYALPNFIVVTIYHDVQAHLLNGSIK is encoded by the exons ATGAACAACCGGTCTCGATCGCACGCGATCGTGTCCAACTTCGTCTCCGTGCACCCTCACGAGACCTCTCCTCTGCTCCATTCTTCCTCCTGCTTCTTCTTC ATTCTGAGCGCCTACTTCATGGTGCTTCCGCTGCGCGACGATGGCGCGATCTCTCTCGGGCTGTCGAATCTCCCCGGCCTTTTCGCCGGGTCGTTGGCGCTCACTTTGGTCGCTGCCCCTGTTTCGACTCTCATCTTCTCTTTGCCCAATCTCTCGAAAGGCAAG gCTCTGGTTTTGATTCACAGGTTCTTCAGCATATCACTTGTCATATTCTTCACTCTATGGCTATTTTCCTCGCCTGGGTTTTCACTATCCATATGGAAG GGGTCTGTTGCTTTGTCCTCTACAACAGATGAGCAGGCAGGAGTTGATATCAATCATGCCAGTCCATCATCTCCTGCAGGTGGGAAGGAATATGGATGGTTTTACGTGTCAGTTAGAGTGGGATTGTTCCTTTGG GTTGCTTTGCTTAATCTTATCACTATTTCATCAACTTGGGCTAGAGTGATTGATGTGATGGACAGCGAG TCAGGTTCAAGACTCTTCGGTTTCATTGGTGCGGGTGCTACACTAGGCCAGCTGTTTGGCTCTCTGTTTGCCACGCTAATGGCCCGGTTGGGTCCGC TGTTGCTTCTCTTTGCTTCCGTTTTTCTGGAACTTGCTGCACAATCGGCGAAAGGGATCGACCAAGAGTTACCTCATTGTCCTGAAGAGTTATCTCCCATCAG AAAAATTGATCCTGATCAACAAAAGGACTCCAATGGAAAGACCGAACCTGCTGTTTCTTCTCCCACATCAGCTACTACAGCAGTGAAGCCTCAGCTTTGGGCTATTTTAGATGGATTCTGGCTTATTTTATCCTCCACATATCTGTTATATGTCTCGTTATTTCTCTGGCTGAGTGCAGTTGTCTCATCATTCTTCTATTTTCAG AAAGTTACTGTGATAGCAATGGCTGTTTCAAGCTCAACTGACCGGAGAAAATTGTTTGCCCAGATTAACAGCTTCATTGCCATCTTCATACTTGCAGGCCAACTCACACTGACG GGTCGCATTCTTGCTGTTGCTGGGGTTACTGTTGCTATTTGTTCTGCTCCTATAGTTGCCTTGTCAAACTTGGTCGTGGTTGCAGTTTGGCCTACTTGGGTAGCAATTGCAATTTCTGAGACCTTGCGAAAG GTTGTCTCATATGTTGTTACAAGGCCCGGAAGAGAACTTTTGTTTACTGTAGTCTCACAGGATGAGAAGTACAAAGCTAAG GTATGCATAGATGTTATTGTCCAGAGATTAGGTGATGCAACAGCAGCTGGAATGTTTAAGTTGCTTTTTGGCTCTCTCAATGGGAAAATATCAACAGTCTCCTTATACGCCTTGCCT AATTTTATAGTGGTGACCATATATCATGATGTTCAAGCTCATCTTCTCAACGGAAGCATCAAGTAA
- the LOC115748120 gene encoding uncharacterized protein LOC115748120 isoform X4, translated as MNNRSRSHAIVSNFVSVHPHETSPLLHSSSCFFFILSAYFMVLPLRDDGAISLGLSNLPGLFAGSLALTLVAAPVSTLIFSLPNLSKGSSAYHLSYSSLYGYFPRLGFHYPYGRGLLLCPLQQMSRQELISIMPVHHLLQVALLNLITISSTWARVIDVMDSESGSRLFGFIGAGATLGQLFGSLFATLMARLGPLLLLFASVFLELAAQSAKGIDQELPHCPEELSPIRKIDPDQQKDSNGKTEPAVSSPTSATTAVKPQLWAILDGFWLILSSTYLLYVSLFLWLSAVVSSFFYFQKVTVIAMAVSSSTDRRKLFAQINSFIAIFILAGQLTLTGRILAVAGVTVAICSAPIVALSNLVVVAVWPTWVAIAISETLRKVVSYVVTRPGRELLFTVVSQDEKYKAKVCIDVIVQRLGDATAAGMFKLLFGSLNGKISTVSLYALPLIFSTEASSKLGLNVHSGTLSGCILNGLELQSQQMLLDASHLHFLIFDWDHSQLRFMLM; from the exons ATGAACAACCGGTCTCGATCGCACGCGATCGTGTCCAACTTCGTCTCCGTGCACCCTCACGAGACCTCTCCTCTGCTCCATTCTTCCTCCTGCTTCTTCTTC ATTCTGAGCGCCTACTTCATGGTGCTTCCGCTGCGCGACGATGGCGCGATCTCTCTCGGGCTGTCGAATCTCCCCGGCCTTTTCGCCGGGTCGTTGGCGCTCACTTTGGTCGCTGCCCCTGTTTCGACTCTCATCTTCTCTTTGCCCAATCTCTCGAAAG GTTCTTCAGCATATCACTTGTCATATTCTTCACTCTATGGCTATTTTCCTCGCCTGGGTTTTCACTATCCATATGGAAG GGGTCTGTTGCTTTGTCCTCTACAACAGATGAGCAGGCAGGAGTTGATATCAATCATGCCAGTCCATCATCTCCTGCAG GTTGCTTTGCTTAATCTTATCACTATTTCATCAACTTGGGCTAGAGTGATTGATGTGATGGACAGCGAG TCAGGTTCAAGACTCTTCGGTTTCATTGGTGCGGGTGCTACACTAGGCCAGCTGTTTGGCTCTCTGTTTGCCACGCTAATGGCCCGGTTGGGTCCGC TGTTGCTTCTCTTTGCTTCCGTTTTTCTGGAACTTGCTGCACAATCGGCGAAAGGGATCGACCAAGAGTTACCTCATTGTCCTGAAGAGTTATCTCCCATCAG AAAAATTGATCCTGATCAACAAAAGGACTCCAATGGAAAGACCGAACCTGCTGTTTCTTCTCCCACATCAGCTACTACAGCAGTGAAGCCTCAGCTTTGGGCTATTTTAGATGGATTCTGGCTTATTTTATCCTCCACATATCTGTTATATGTCTCGTTATTTCTCTGGCTGAGTGCAGTTGTCTCATCATTCTTCTATTTTCAG AAAGTTACTGTGATAGCAATGGCTGTTTCAAGCTCAACTGACCGGAGAAAATTGTTTGCCCAGATTAACAGCTTCATTGCCATCTTCATACTTGCAGGCCAACTCACACTGACG GGTCGCATTCTTGCTGTTGCTGGGGTTACTGTTGCTATTTGTTCTGCTCCTATAGTTGCCTTGTCAAACTTGGTCGTGGTTGCAGTTTGGCCTACTTGGGTAGCAATTGCAATTTCTGAGACCTTGCGAAAG GTTGTCTCATATGTTGTTACAAGGCCCGGAAGAGAACTTTTGTTTACTGTAGTCTCACAGGATGAGAAGTACAAAGCTAAG GTATGCATAGATGTTATTGTCCAGAGATTAGGTGATGCAACAGCAGCTGGAATGTTTAAGTTGCTTTTTGGCTCTCTCAATGGGAAAATATCAACAGTCTCCTTATACGCCTTGCCT CTCATCTTCTCAACGGAAGCATCAAGTAAGCTCGGCCTCAATGTACACAGTGGAACACTTTCAG GTTGCATCCTCAATGGCTTGGAGCTTCAGAGCCAGCAAATGCTCCTCGATGCGTCCCATttgcattttctgattttcgATTGGGACCACAGCCAGCTCAGGTTTATGTTGATGTAG
- the LOC115748120 gene encoding uncharacterized protein LOC115748120 isoform X2, with translation MNNRSRSHAIVSNFVSVHPHETSPLLHSSSCFFFILSAYFMVLPLRDDGAISLGLSNLPGLFAGSLALTLVAAPVSTLIFSLPNLSKGKVLFFSISLVIFFTLWLFSSPGFSLSIWKGSVALSSTTDEQAGVDINHASPSSPAGGKEYGWFYVSVRVGLFLWVALLNLITISSTWARVIDVMDSESGSRLFGFIGAGATLGQLFGSLFATLMARLGPLLLLFASVFLELAAQSAKGIDQELPHCPEELSPIRKIDPDQQKDSNGKTEPAVSSPTSATTAVKPQLWAILDGFWLILSSTYLLYVSLFLWLSAVVSSFFYFQKVTVIAMAVSSSTDRRKLFAQINSFIAIFILAGQLTLTGRILAVAGVTVAICSAPIVALSNLVVVAVWPTWVAIAISETLRKVVSYVVTRPGRELLFTVVSQDEKYKAKVCIDVIVQRLGDATAAGMFKLLFGSLNGKISTVSLYALPLIFSTEASSKLGLNVHSGTLSGCILNGLELQSQQMLLDASHLHFLIFDWDHSQLRFMLM, from the exons ATGAACAACCGGTCTCGATCGCACGCGATCGTGTCCAACTTCGTCTCCGTGCACCCTCACGAGACCTCTCCTCTGCTCCATTCTTCCTCCTGCTTCTTCTTC ATTCTGAGCGCCTACTTCATGGTGCTTCCGCTGCGCGACGATGGCGCGATCTCTCTCGGGCTGTCGAATCTCCCCGGCCTTTTCGCCGGGTCGTTGGCGCTCACTTTGGTCGCTGCCCCTGTTTCGACTCTCATCTTCTCTTTGCCCAATCTCTCGAAAGGCAAGGTGTT GTTCTTCAGCATATCACTTGTCATATTCTTCACTCTATGGCTATTTTCCTCGCCTGGGTTTTCACTATCCATATGGAAG GGGTCTGTTGCTTTGTCCTCTACAACAGATGAGCAGGCAGGAGTTGATATCAATCATGCCAGTCCATCATCTCCTGCAGGTGGGAAGGAATATGGATGGTTTTACGTGTCAGTTAGAGTGGGATTGTTCCTTTGG GTTGCTTTGCTTAATCTTATCACTATTTCATCAACTTGGGCTAGAGTGATTGATGTGATGGACAGCGAG TCAGGTTCAAGACTCTTCGGTTTCATTGGTGCGGGTGCTACACTAGGCCAGCTGTTTGGCTCTCTGTTTGCCACGCTAATGGCCCGGTTGGGTCCGC TGTTGCTTCTCTTTGCTTCCGTTTTTCTGGAACTTGCTGCACAATCGGCGAAAGGGATCGACCAAGAGTTACCTCATTGTCCTGAAGAGTTATCTCCCATCAG AAAAATTGATCCTGATCAACAAAAGGACTCCAATGGAAAGACCGAACCTGCTGTTTCTTCTCCCACATCAGCTACTACAGCAGTGAAGCCTCAGCTTTGGGCTATTTTAGATGGATTCTGGCTTATTTTATCCTCCACATATCTGTTATATGTCTCGTTATTTCTCTGGCTGAGTGCAGTTGTCTCATCATTCTTCTATTTTCAG AAAGTTACTGTGATAGCAATGGCTGTTTCAAGCTCAACTGACCGGAGAAAATTGTTTGCCCAGATTAACAGCTTCATTGCCATCTTCATACTTGCAGGCCAACTCACACTGACG GGTCGCATTCTTGCTGTTGCTGGGGTTACTGTTGCTATTTGTTCTGCTCCTATAGTTGCCTTGTCAAACTTGGTCGTGGTTGCAGTTTGGCCTACTTGGGTAGCAATTGCAATTTCTGAGACCTTGCGAAAG GTTGTCTCATATGTTGTTACAAGGCCCGGAAGAGAACTTTTGTTTACTGTAGTCTCACAGGATGAGAAGTACAAAGCTAAG GTATGCATAGATGTTATTGTCCAGAGATTAGGTGATGCAACAGCAGCTGGAATGTTTAAGTTGCTTTTTGGCTCTCTCAATGGGAAAATATCAACAGTCTCCTTATACGCCTTGCCT CTCATCTTCTCAACGGAAGCATCAAGTAAGCTCGGCCTCAATGTACACAGTGGAACACTTTCAG GTTGCATCCTCAATGGCTTGGAGCTTCAGAGCCAGCAAATGCTCCTCGATGCGTCCCATttgcattttctgattttcgATTGGGACCACAGCCAGCTCAGGTTTATGTTGATGTAG
- the LOC115748120 gene encoding uncharacterized protein LOC115748120 isoform X3, protein MNNRSRSHAIVSNFVSVHPHETSPLLHSSSCFFFILSAYFMVLPLRDDGAISLGLSNLPGLFAGSLALTLVAAPVSTLIFSLPNLSKGKALVLIHRFFSISLVIFFTLWLFSSPGFSLSIWKGSVALSSTTDEQAGVDINHASPSSPAGGKEYGWFYVSVRVGLFLWVALLNLITISSTWARVIDVMDSESGSRLFGFIGAGATLGQLFGSLFATLMARLGPLLLLFASVFLELAAQSAKGIDQELPHCPEELSPIRKIDPDQQKDSNGKTEPAVSSPTSATTAVKPQLWAILDGFWLILSSTYLLYVSLFLWLSAVVSSFFYFQKVTVIAMAVSSSTDRRKLFAQINSFIAIFILAGQLTLTGRILAVAGVTVAICSAPIVALSNLVVVAVWPTWVAIAISETLRKVVSYVVTRPGRELLFTVVSQDEKYKAKVCIDVIVQRLGDATAAGMFKLLFGSLNGKISTVSLYALPVCVLWIFTAFHLGRRQAQLARHKKFYSGDHIS, encoded by the exons ATGAACAACCGGTCTCGATCGCACGCGATCGTGTCCAACTTCGTCTCCGTGCACCCTCACGAGACCTCTCCTCTGCTCCATTCTTCCTCCTGCTTCTTCTTC ATTCTGAGCGCCTACTTCATGGTGCTTCCGCTGCGCGACGATGGCGCGATCTCTCTCGGGCTGTCGAATCTCCCCGGCCTTTTCGCCGGGTCGTTGGCGCTCACTTTGGTCGCTGCCCCTGTTTCGACTCTCATCTTCTCTTTGCCCAATCTCTCGAAAGGCAAG gCTCTGGTTTTGATTCACAGGTTCTTCAGCATATCACTTGTCATATTCTTCACTCTATGGCTATTTTCCTCGCCTGGGTTTTCACTATCCATATGGAAG GGGTCTGTTGCTTTGTCCTCTACAACAGATGAGCAGGCAGGAGTTGATATCAATCATGCCAGTCCATCATCTCCTGCAGGTGGGAAGGAATATGGATGGTTTTACGTGTCAGTTAGAGTGGGATTGTTCCTTTGG GTTGCTTTGCTTAATCTTATCACTATTTCATCAACTTGGGCTAGAGTGATTGATGTGATGGACAGCGAG TCAGGTTCAAGACTCTTCGGTTTCATTGGTGCGGGTGCTACACTAGGCCAGCTGTTTGGCTCTCTGTTTGCCACGCTAATGGCCCGGTTGGGTCCGC TGTTGCTTCTCTTTGCTTCCGTTTTTCTGGAACTTGCTGCACAATCGGCGAAAGGGATCGACCAAGAGTTACCTCATTGTCCTGAAGAGTTATCTCCCATCAG AAAAATTGATCCTGATCAACAAAAGGACTCCAATGGAAAGACCGAACCTGCTGTTTCTTCTCCCACATCAGCTACTACAGCAGTGAAGCCTCAGCTTTGGGCTATTTTAGATGGATTCTGGCTTATTTTATCCTCCACATATCTGTTATATGTCTCGTTATTTCTCTGGCTGAGTGCAGTTGTCTCATCATTCTTCTATTTTCAG AAAGTTACTGTGATAGCAATGGCTGTTTCAAGCTCAACTGACCGGAGAAAATTGTTTGCCCAGATTAACAGCTTCATTGCCATCTTCATACTTGCAGGCCAACTCACACTGACG GGTCGCATTCTTGCTGTTGCTGGGGTTACTGTTGCTATTTGTTCTGCTCCTATAGTTGCCTTGTCAAACTTGGTCGTGGTTGCAGTTTGGCCTACTTGGGTAGCAATTGCAATTTCTGAGACCTTGCGAAAG GTTGTCTCATATGTTGTTACAAGGCCCGGAAGAGAACTTTTGTTTACTGTAGTCTCACAGGATGAGAAGTACAAAGCTAAG GTATGCATAGATGTTATTGTCCAGAGATTAGGTGATGCAACAGCAGCTGGAATGTTTAAGTTGCTTTTTGGCTCTCTCAATGGGAAAATATCAACAGTCTCCTTATACGCCTTGCCT GTCTGTGTACTATGGATTTTCACGGCATTCCACTTAGGGCGGCGCCAGGCACAGCTTGCACGACACAAGA AATTTTATAGTGGTGACCATATATCATGA
- the LOC115748120 gene encoding uncharacterized protein LOC115748120 isoform X1, with product MNNRSRSHAIVSNFVSVHPHETSPLLHSSSCFFFILSAYFMVLPLRDDGAISLGLSNLPGLFAGSLALTLVAAPVSTLIFSLPNLSKGKALVLIHRFFSISLVIFFTLWLFSSPGFSLSIWKGSVALSSTTDEQAGVDINHASPSSPAGGKEYGWFYVSVRVGLFLWVALLNLITISSTWARVIDVMDSESGSRLFGFIGAGATLGQLFGSLFATLMARLGPLLLLFASVFLELAAQSAKGIDQELPHCPEELSPIRKIDPDQQKDSNGKTEPAVSSPTSATTAVKPQLWAILDGFWLILSSTYLLYVSLFLWLSAVVSSFFYFQKVTVIAMAVSSSTDRRKLFAQINSFIAIFILAGQLTLTGRILAVAGVTVAICSAPIVALSNLVVVAVWPTWVAIAISETLRKVVSYVVTRPGRELLFTVVSQDEKYKAKVCIDVIVQRLGDATAAGMFKLLFGSLNGKISTVSLYALPLIFSTEASSKLGLNVHSGTLSGCILNGLELQSQQMLLDASHLHFLIFDWDHSQLRFMLM from the exons ATGAACAACCGGTCTCGATCGCACGCGATCGTGTCCAACTTCGTCTCCGTGCACCCTCACGAGACCTCTCCTCTGCTCCATTCTTCCTCCTGCTTCTTCTTC ATTCTGAGCGCCTACTTCATGGTGCTTCCGCTGCGCGACGATGGCGCGATCTCTCTCGGGCTGTCGAATCTCCCCGGCCTTTTCGCCGGGTCGTTGGCGCTCACTTTGGTCGCTGCCCCTGTTTCGACTCTCATCTTCTCTTTGCCCAATCTCTCGAAAGGCAAG gCTCTGGTTTTGATTCACAGGTTCTTCAGCATATCACTTGTCATATTCTTCACTCTATGGCTATTTTCCTCGCCTGGGTTTTCACTATCCATATGGAAG GGGTCTGTTGCTTTGTCCTCTACAACAGATGAGCAGGCAGGAGTTGATATCAATCATGCCAGTCCATCATCTCCTGCAGGTGGGAAGGAATATGGATGGTTTTACGTGTCAGTTAGAGTGGGATTGTTCCTTTGG GTTGCTTTGCTTAATCTTATCACTATTTCATCAACTTGGGCTAGAGTGATTGATGTGATGGACAGCGAG TCAGGTTCAAGACTCTTCGGTTTCATTGGTGCGGGTGCTACACTAGGCCAGCTGTTTGGCTCTCTGTTTGCCACGCTAATGGCCCGGTTGGGTCCGC TGTTGCTTCTCTTTGCTTCCGTTTTTCTGGAACTTGCTGCACAATCGGCGAAAGGGATCGACCAAGAGTTACCTCATTGTCCTGAAGAGTTATCTCCCATCAG AAAAATTGATCCTGATCAACAAAAGGACTCCAATGGAAAGACCGAACCTGCTGTTTCTTCTCCCACATCAGCTACTACAGCAGTGAAGCCTCAGCTTTGGGCTATTTTAGATGGATTCTGGCTTATTTTATCCTCCACATATCTGTTATATGTCTCGTTATTTCTCTGGCTGAGTGCAGTTGTCTCATCATTCTTCTATTTTCAG AAAGTTACTGTGATAGCAATGGCTGTTTCAAGCTCAACTGACCGGAGAAAATTGTTTGCCCAGATTAACAGCTTCATTGCCATCTTCATACTTGCAGGCCAACTCACACTGACG GGTCGCATTCTTGCTGTTGCTGGGGTTACTGTTGCTATTTGTTCTGCTCCTATAGTTGCCTTGTCAAACTTGGTCGTGGTTGCAGTTTGGCCTACTTGGGTAGCAATTGCAATTTCTGAGACCTTGCGAAAG GTTGTCTCATATGTTGTTACAAGGCCCGGAAGAGAACTTTTGTTTACTGTAGTCTCACAGGATGAGAAGTACAAAGCTAAG GTATGCATAGATGTTATTGTCCAGAGATTAGGTGATGCAACAGCAGCTGGAATGTTTAAGTTGCTTTTTGGCTCTCTCAATGGGAAAATATCAACAGTCTCCTTATACGCCTTGCCT CTCATCTTCTCAACGGAAGCATCAAGTAAGCTCGGCCTCAATGTACACAGTGGAACACTTTCAG GTTGCATCCTCAATGGCTTGGAGCTTCAGAGCCAGCAAATGCTCCTCGATGCGTCCCATttgcattttctgattttcgATTGGGACCACAGCCAGCTCAGGTTTATGTTGATGTAG
- the LOC115748120 gene encoding uncharacterized protein LOC115748120 isoform X6 → MARSLSGCRISPAFSPGRWRSLWSLPLFRLSSSLCPISRKALVLIHRFFSISLVIFFTLWLFSSPGFSLSIWKGSVALSSTTDEQAGVDINHASPSSPAGGKEYGWFYVSVRVGLFLWVALLNLITISSTWARVIDVMDSESGSRLFGFIGAGATLGQLFGSLFATLMARLGPLLLLFASVFLELAAQSAKGIDQELPHCPEELSPIRKIDPDQQKDSNGKTEPAVSSPTSATTAVKPQLWAILDGFWLILSSTYLLYVSLFLWLSAVVSSFFYFQKVTVIAMAVSSSTDRRKLFAQINSFIAIFILAGQLTLTGRILAVAGVTVAICSAPIVALSNLVVVAVWPTWVAIAISETLRKVVSYVVTRPGRELLFTVVSQDEKYKAKVCIDVIVQRLGDATAAGMFKLLFGSLNGKISTVSLYALPLIFSTEASSKLGLNVHSGTLSGCILNGLELQSQQMLLDASHLHFLIFDWDHSQLRFMLM, encoded by the exons ATGGCGCGATCTCTCTCGGGCTGTCGAATCTCCCCGGCCTTTTCGCCGGGTCGTTGGCGCTCACTTTGGTCGCTGCCCCTGTTTCGACTCTCATCTTCTCTTTGCCCAATCTCTCGAAAG gCTCTGGTTTTGATTCACAGGTTCTTCAGCATATCACTTGTCATATTCTTCACTCTATGGCTATTTTCCTCGCCTGGGTTTTCACTATCCATATGGAAG GGGTCTGTTGCTTTGTCCTCTACAACAGATGAGCAGGCAGGAGTTGATATCAATCATGCCAGTCCATCATCTCCTGCAGGTGGGAAGGAATATGGATGGTTTTACGTGTCAGTTAGAGTGGGATTGTTCCTTTGG GTTGCTTTGCTTAATCTTATCACTATTTCATCAACTTGGGCTAGAGTGATTGATGTGATGGACAGCGAG TCAGGTTCAAGACTCTTCGGTTTCATTGGTGCGGGTGCTACACTAGGCCAGCTGTTTGGCTCTCTGTTTGCCACGCTAATGGCCCGGTTGGGTCCGC TGTTGCTTCTCTTTGCTTCCGTTTTTCTGGAACTTGCTGCACAATCGGCGAAAGGGATCGACCAAGAGTTACCTCATTGTCCTGAAGAGTTATCTCCCATCAG AAAAATTGATCCTGATCAACAAAAGGACTCCAATGGAAAGACCGAACCTGCTGTTTCTTCTCCCACATCAGCTACTACAGCAGTGAAGCCTCAGCTTTGGGCTATTTTAGATGGATTCTGGCTTATTTTATCCTCCACATATCTGTTATATGTCTCGTTATTTCTCTGGCTGAGTGCAGTTGTCTCATCATTCTTCTATTTTCAG AAAGTTACTGTGATAGCAATGGCTGTTTCAAGCTCAACTGACCGGAGAAAATTGTTTGCCCAGATTAACAGCTTCATTGCCATCTTCATACTTGCAGGCCAACTCACACTGACG GGTCGCATTCTTGCTGTTGCTGGGGTTACTGTTGCTATTTGTTCTGCTCCTATAGTTGCCTTGTCAAACTTGGTCGTGGTTGCAGTTTGGCCTACTTGGGTAGCAATTGCAATTTCTGAGACCTTGCGAAAG GTTGTCTCATATGTTGTTACAAGGCCCGGAAGAGAACTTTTGTTTACTGTAGTCTCACAGGATGAGAAGTACAAAGCTAAG GTATGCATAGATGTTATTGTCCAGAGATTAGGTGATGCAACAGCAGCTGGAATGTTTAAGTTGCTTTTTGGCTCTCTCAATGGGAAAATATCAACAGTCTCCTTATACGCCTTGCCT CTCATCTTCTCAACGGAAGCATCAAGTAAGCTCGGCCTCAATGTACACAGTGGAACACTTTCAG GTTGCATCCTCAATGGCTTGGAGCTTCAGAGCCAGCAAATGCTCCTCGATGCGTCCCATttgcattttctgattttcgATTGGGACCACAGCCAGCTCAGGTTTATGTTGATGTAG
- the LOC115748120 gene encoding uncharacterized protein LOC115748120 isoform X7: protein MARSLSGCRISPAFSPGRWRSLWSLPLFRLSSSLCPISRKARFFSISLVIFFTLWLFSSPGFSLSIWKGSVALSSTTDEQAGVDINHASPSSPAGGKEYGWFYVSVRVGLFLWVALLNLITISSTWARVIDVMDSESGSRLFGFIGAGATLGQLFGSLFATLMARLGPLLLLFASVFLELAAQSAKGIDQELPHCPEELSPIRKIDPDQQKDSNGKTEPAVSSPTSATTAVKPQLWAILDGFWLILSSTYLLYVSLFLWLSAVVSSFFYFQKVTVIAMAVSSSTDRRKLFAQINSFIAIFILAGQLTLTGRILAVAGVTVAICSAPIVALSNLVVVAVWPTWVAIAISETLRKVVSYVVTRPGRELLFTVVSQDEKYKAKVCIDVIVQRLGDATAAGMFKLLFGSLNGKISTVSLYALPLIFSTEASSKLGLNVHSGTLSGCILNGLELQSQQMLLDASHLHFLIFDWDHSQLRFMLM, encoded by the exons ATGGCGCGATCTCTCTCGGGCTGTCGAATCTCCCCGGCCTTTTCGCCGGGTCGTTGGCGCTCACTTTGGTCGCTGCCCCTGTTTCGACTCTCATCTTCTCTTTGCCCAATCTCTCGAAAGGCAAG GTTCTTCAGCATATCACTTGTCATATTCTTCACTCTATGGCTATTTTCCTCGCCTGGGTTTTCACTATCCATATGGAAG GGGTCTGTTGCTTTGTCCTCTACAACAGATGAGCAGGCAGGAGTTGATATCAATCATGCCAGTCCATCATCTCCTGCAGGTGGGAAGGAATATGGATGGTTTTACGTGTCAGTTAGAGTGGGATTGTTCCTTTGG GTTGCTTTGCTTAATCTTATCACTATTTCATCAACTTGGGCTAGAGTGATTGATGTGATGGACAGCGAG TCAGGTTCAAGACTCTTCGGTTTCATTGGTGCGGGTGCTACACTAGGCCAGCTGTTTGGCTCTCTGTTTGCCACGCTAATGGCCCGGTTGGGTCCGC TGTTGCTTCTCTTTGCTTCCGTTTTTCTGGAACTTGCTGCACAATCGGCGAAAGGGATCGACCAAGAGTTACCTCATTGTCCTGAAGAGTTATCTCCCATCAG AAAAATTGATCCTGATCAACAAAAGGACTCCAATGGAAAGACCGAACCTGCTGTTTCTTCTCCCACATCAGCTACTACAGCAGTGAAGCCTCAGCTTTGGGCTATTTTAGATGGATTCTGGCTTATTTTATCCTCCACATATCTGTTATATGTCTCGTTATTTCTCTGGCTGAGTGCAGTTGTCTCATCATTCTTCTATTTTCAG AAAGTTACTGTGATAGCAATGGCTGTTTCAAGCTCAACTGACCGGAGAAAATTGTTTGCCCAGATTAACAGCTTCATTGCCATCTTCATACTTGCAGGCCAACTCACACTGACG GGTCGCATTCTTGCTGTTGCTGGGGTTACTGTTGCTATTTGTTCTGCTCCTATAGTTGCCTTGTCAAACTTGGTCGTGGTTGCAGTTTGGCCTACTTGGGTAGCAATTGCAATTTCTGAGACCTTGCGAAAG GTTGTCTCATATGTTGTTACAAGGCCCGGAAGAGAACTTTTGTTTACTGTAGTCTCACAGGATGAGAAGTACAAAGCTAAG GTATGCATAGATGTTATTGTCCAGAGATTAGGTGATGCAACAGCAGCTGGAATGTTTAAGTTGCTTTTTGGCTCTCTCAATGGGAAAATATCAACAGTCTCCTTATACGCCTTGCCT CTCATCTTCTCAACGGAAGCATCAAGTAAGCTCGGCCTCAATGTACACAGTGGAACACTTTCAG GTTGCATCCTCAATGGCTTGGAGCTTCAGAGCCAGCAAATGCTCCTCGATGCGTCCCATttgcattttctgattttcgATTGGGACCACAGCCAGCTCAGGTTTATGTTGATGTAG